Within the Flavobacteriales bacterium genome, the region CTATTGCTGCACTAGTTGGCGTAATGTTCATGGTAGTTATTGGTACCTTTGCTTGGAGTAGTTTTAAAGTATGGAATAAAGTGCCGGTAAGTGATGTATTTGTGATTATTCTTGTTACTGGAATGACTGTAATATTTGATTTAGCCATTGCTGTAATTGCTGGTGTCATTGTATCCTCTTTAGTCTTTTCTTGGGAAAATGCTAAACGCATTAGAGCTAGAAAACACATTGACGAACACGGAGTAAAACATTACGAAATATATGGACCATTATTCTTTGGTTCTATTGAGTTATTTCAAAGTAAATTTGACGTAGCTAACGACCCTAAAGAAGTTATTATTGACTTTAAAGAATCCAAAATTACTGATCAGTCAGCCATAGAGTCTATCAATAAGCTAACTGAGAAGTATTTGAAGAATGGCAAAAGCATTCACCTCAGACATTTATCTTCTGACTGTATTAAACTCATTAAAAAAGCAGAGAAGATATGCGAGGTTAATGTGGTAGAAGACCCTAATTACTTTGTAGCTATCGACAATTATAGACAATTAATGAGCACAAAAAATAAGGAGGCTTAAAAAAAGCCTCCTTATTAACCTTAATTCTAGTTAAAAACTAATTTTACTTAATCAGAATACGTTTGTTAAAGGATAAATTATCATTTTTCAAGTTCAATATATATACCCCTTTTTCAACATCTGTTAATTCGATATTGACCTTAAAATCATCCACTTCTTGTGCATAAACCACTTGACCTAGGGTATTTGAAATGGATAGCTTCAAGTCATTAGGCAACTTATTCAAATCTATTGTAAAATAACCATTGTTCGGATTTGGATAGACCTCTACATCTGACTTTTCAAACTGATATATAGAGGTTACAGAATCGAGGGATGTCACCGCAATACATTCTGAAAGTTGAGTACAATTACCAATAGTAATCTTGCAGGCATACTCACCCAATTCTGAAGCTGTAAAGTCAGCACTAGTCGCTCCAATAATTGGAGTTAAATCCTCACAGTTTACCCACTGGTAAGATGCGGAAGGATCGCTTTCATTGGATGAAAGGTTAAAGTTATAAAACATATCTATTGATAAGTCTACATATAAAACTGAAAGATAAGTCTCAATTATACTATCACAATTGTTTGTATTTGGAATGGTGTCAAAATAAATTCCCGTTTCAGTATATTGATTTCCTGTAATAGACACAAAAGTATCACACTCAATTATTTCCAAAAAATCAAATGTTACATTATTAACAACAATATCCATTATGAAGACACTATCACAGGTCTGTAATGAGATTGTATCTGTATAAATGCCTGTAGAATCATAAGCAAATCCAGATGGTGATATAAAACTAGTACAAACCGTATCTTCAATAAAGATATAGTCAGTACATTTATTAATCCTAAAATTATCTACATATACATTTATATCTTGATTACTCAGTTGTGATTCACCATAAAAAGCAAACTTTACCTTTCCTGAATAAGGAGATAAATCGATTACAATTTTATCTTCTACGCTAATTGAGTTTGAATCATTCCATTCTTGCAAAACATTAGCGCTTGACCATGTATTACCATTATCTGTTGAAATGATAAAAGCAAATTTATCGTCACTTCCTAAATTTGAACCATTGGTGCCAAAATAATTTGTTAAGCCTAAATCAAATTCAACTTGATAATTGGTTTGGGCTGTTCCTAAATCAAATGAGTTTGTAATAAGCCAATCGTTTACATATTCTCCATATATATTAATACGAGCAGAGCCTGTATATCCATCATTACCAAAACCATCTTCCGTCCAATTTGAACTTAACATGCTCGTAAACTGGGTAGTATCGCTTAATAAACCTTTTGCCTGAGACCAACATATGTTAGGTAATACATCGTCAAACGTTTCAAGAGTTGATGGTGGCGAAGTTGCACCGCAGCCTGTTATAAACGAAAATGGGCCTACCCATTCACTCGAATCCAAACCAGCGCATAAAATAGTTACATAAAACTCATATTCTGTTGACTGAGTTAATGAATTCATCAATAAACTATCAGTATTGGATTCTATAAGAAATCCTGTCCCCAACTCAAAACCTAGAGCACCTAATTCTACGTAATAAATAGAATCGTTAGAATTTCCTGACCAACTTAAAATAGCTGAAGTATCCATTATAGAGCTTGCATCTAAATTTATTGGGTTAGGGCAAGGGGGTATTTCTGTTACTTCAAAATTATCGATATATAAATCTATATCATTATTGATGATTGGTGAATAAGCATAAAATGCTATTTTAATCTCATCAGTATAAGCAGAAAGATCTATTACAACCGATTCGCCAGAGTTTGAAAAAGTCATTCCAGGACCCCATGTTCTTAAGGTGTCATTTTGACTCCAAGTTAGTCCATTATTCTCTGAGATAACTACTGAAAACTGGTCATCACTGCCAAAAGTATTTGCAGAAGTGCTATTGTAAGACGTTAAGGCTGCATCAAATTCCAATTGATAAGCAATTGAACCATCCCCTAAATCAATAGTTGGACTTATAAGCCAATCGTTTACATTACCATATACATTTATTTTAGCGGCATCATCACTCCCCGTATTAGCAAAAACTCCAGAATCCCAATTTGATGTTTCAAAGTTAGTAAAGGATGTAGAATCTGAAATAATGCCTCTTCGTCTTGTCCAACAATTAGAGAGGTGATTTGTAAACGTTTCAAGATAATCAGGAACTTGGGATTGACAAAGTGTAGTAAAATTAATTGTCGTTAAAATAGATGTATCACCTGCACCACAAATCTCTTTAACTAAAAAATCATAATTGGTATTAGGTGTAAGTGCATTTATAGATGTAGACGTTCCAATAGCTAGCAACGTATCAGAGAAAGCTACTGTTGAATTAGCCGTTTCAACCACATTAACTACGAAATTAGATGTCGAATCGGCAACCCACTCAAAATAAGCTGAGGAAGCAGTCAAACTGTCCATTGATAAACTATCTGGTTTTTGACACGTTTGCACCAAACCATGAAAGGTTATATTGGGATAAAATGCATTTACTGCCCCTTGAGGCGGTGAAGAAGGGTCAGGGTTATTAGAATCATTAAAGTAATAAATAGAATTATTTGTTACTCCCTCTGTACAATAAAAATGATTACCCCAAGCACCATAACCTCCAGCATTATCTTCAACAGCGAGAACTATGTTTTCTGTACCATTATAGCTAAAAGCACTATCGAAAACAATATGAACGGTATCACCAACTACAGAAACGGTGCCTGAATACACAGTATCAAATGTAGAGATATCTATCCAAGATGATGTGCCAGCAAATGAGGATTGGCTAGTATGACCGATATATACATTCCAGTCATCCGCAAAAGATAAATCCAAACTAGGAGTTCCATAATAGATAATAGCCGTTATATCACCAGAAACACCTATTAAAGTAGAAGAGTATATACTTTGAGAATAAGAATAACCATAATATGCCTCTATAGGTATACTTTTTCCAGTTTCAGTACCCTCTCCTACTTTAATTTGAGAGAAAGAAAAAGTGGTTAGTAATAGAAATACTAACAATAGTAGATGTTTTTTCATAATAGTATAAGTTTTGATTCCCTATCAATTTATAAAAAAAATCACCCCCTCACCGTATTTCGACGAAATACGGGATTTAATAGATAAACAAATTATTAATATCGATAAAAGAGAATTTACACTGACAAATTAAATTTACATACTATCATTTAAAGCATGAATTTTGTTACCAAAACGTCATTTTTTTATTAAGTGAATAAAAAAAACGCATCAATACAAGTTGATGCGTTTAATATCTTTGTAACAAAGTGGTTTAAGCGTTTTGTTCTCTAATTAGATTTAGTGCAGAACCCGCCTTAAACCAATCGATTTGCTGAGCATTGTAAGTATGGTTTAATAGTATGCTATCTGTTGAGCCGTCAGTATGAAGCACCTCTAAAGTCAATTGTTTTTGAGGCGCAAAATTTGCTAAATCAATTAAGTTAAAGGTATCGTCTTCTCGTATTAAATCGTAATCGCTTTCGTTAGCAAAAGTCAAGCCAAGCATCCCTTGTTTTTTCAAGTTCGTTTCGTGAATCCTTGCAAAAGATTTTACTATCACGGCTCTTACCCCCAAATGACGAGGCTCCATAGCAGCATGCTCTCTAGATGAGCCTTCACCGTAATTGTGGTCACCCACTACGATAGTATCAACGCCAGCCGCTTTATATGCTCTAGCTACATTGGGCACTTCGTCTTTACTACCATCCAATTGATTAACTACGCTGTTAACAGCACCGCCAAAGGCATTAACTGCTCCAATGAGGCAATTGTTAGAGATATTATCCAAATGTCCTCTGAACCTCAACCATGGACCTGCCATTGATATATGGTCAGTGGTACATTTGCCCTGTGCTTTGATAAGTAATTTAGCCCCTGTTATATTACCGCCATTCCATGGAGTGAAAGGCGTTAGCAATTGCAGTCTGTTAGAGTCTGGATTAACCACTACTTCTACGCCACTACCATCAATAGCTGGAGCTTGGTATCCGTTATCTTGTACATCAAATCCTTTTTCTGGTAATTCTAAACCTGTAGGCTCTGCTAAGCTAACTTCTTCGCCATTTTTATTCGTTAATGTATCCGAAATAGGGTTAAAATCTAATCGCCCTGAAATGGCTATTGCCGCTACCATTTCTGGCGAGGCTACAAAGGCGTGTGTATTGGGGTTACCATCTGCTCGTTTAGCAAAGTTTCTGTTAAAAGAGTGAACGATGGAGTTTTTTTCTTGTTTGTCAGCCCCTTCTCTATCCCACTGACCAATACATGGTCCGCAAGCGTTTGTAAAAATTCGAGTCGACTCAAACTTGTTAAAGCTGTCAATAAGACCGTCTCTTTCAGCAGTATAACGCACTTGCTCCGAGCCAGGATTTATTCCTAAAGTTGCTTTAGGCTCTAGTCCTTTAGCAACGGCATCTTCGACAATAGAGGCAGCACGTGTTAAGTCTTCATAAGAGGAGTTAGTACATGAGCCTATCAATGCCCATTCAATATCTAAAGGCCAATCGTTTGCTCTGGCTTTGTCTTTCATTTCTGAAACTGGCGTTGCCAAATCTGGCGTAAAAGGACCGTTCAAATGCGGCGTTAATTCTGAAAGGTTGATTTCAATGACCTCATCAAAGTACTGCTCAGGGTTTGCATAAACTTCTGCATCACCAGTCAAATGTTCTTTGACTTGGTTGGCTGCATCAGCAACATCGTTTCTGCCTGTTGCTCTGAGGTATCTTTCCATACTCTCGTCATAACCAAAAGTAGAGGTAGTAGCTCCTATTTCAGCACCCATATTGCAAATGGTTCCTTTTCCTGTACAAGAAAGCGACTCGGCACCTTCTCCAAAATATTCAACAATACAGCCCGTACCACCTTTTACAGTAAGTATTCCTGCCACCTTTAATATAACATCTTTAGCAGAAGTCCAACCGTTAAGTTTTCCTGTAAGCTTAACACCTATCAATTTTGGAAATTTCAATTCCCAAGGCATCCCTGCCATTACGTCTACAGCATCGGCACCACCCACACCAATAGCAACCATACCCAATCCACCTGCATTTACAGTGTGAGAATCTGTTCCTATCATCATACCTCCTGGGAAGGCATAATTTTCTAAGACTACTTGGTGAATAATCCCTGCTCCTGGCTTCCAAAAGCCAATGCCGTATTTATTACATACAGAACTTAAAAAATTGAATACCTCATTATTGGTGTTCAAACTTTCTTGTAAATCTTTATCTGCTCCAATTTTGGCTTGAATAAGGTGATCGGCATGAGCTGTTGAAGGTACAGCTACTTTGTCTTTTCCTGCTTGCATAAATTGAAGGAGTGCCATTTGAGCAGTTGCATCCTGCATAGCTACTCGGTCAGGACCAAAGTCAACATAATCTACACCTCTTGAGAATGCTTTATCGTTATTTTCATTCCACAAGTGAGTATATAGAATCTTTTCTGCTAAAGTCAAGGGTTTGCCTACTAGTGTTCTTGCACGTTCTACGCCTTGTGGAAATTTAGCATAAACTGCTTTAATCATTTCAATGTCAAATGCCATAATGTGTGTAAATTTTGATAACGTTAAACCTTATTTTTAGCCTTGCAAAAGTAATTTTTTAAATCCAGTATTACAAGAGAAAACCGTACATTAGCACTGATGAAATTAGTCATTGAAAATATAAAGATTGCTCTTCAGTCGATACGAACTAATCTTCTTCGAACAGTCCTGACTATTTTCGTTATTGCCATTGGTATATCTGCTTTAGTAGGTATTCAAACGGCTATTGAATCCATTAAATCTAGCATTAGCGAAAACTTTACACGCATGGGCTCTAATACCTTTAATATTAGAAACAAAAGCTCAAACGTTAGAGTCGGCAAAAAAGGGACAAAACCAAAACGGTATGCATCCATTACTTATGCTGAAGCTAAACGATTTAAAGAGCGTTTTGCCTCTACTACCTCAATCTCAACATGGGCAAGCAGTACGGCTGTTTTAAAATACAAATCCACAAAATCAGACCCCAACACTCAAGTTACAGGCACTGATGAAAATTACCTACAAACTGCTGGCTACGATTTATCAGAGGGTAGGAACTTCACCAAAGACGAAACGGAAATTGGAAAGCATGTAGTAATTATTGGAAAAGAAATAGTAGACAAACTGTTTGAGAACGTTTCACCAATTGGCGAGCTTATCTCTATTGGAAACAGTAAATACAGAGTTATAGGCATTTTAAAAGAAAAAGGCTCTAGCGCTACTTTTGGCGGGGATAAAACTTGTCTAATCCCTATCACTACTGCCAGGCAATATTTTGGCTATGCTAATCAATCCTTTACCATTAGTGTATTCTCTCAAAAAACGTCATCGCTAAACGCTACTATTGGTAATGCTATTTCTGAAATGCGTATCGTTAGAGGCTTAAAGCCTGTTGAAGAAGATAACTTCGAAATCATTAGAAGCGATAACATTACCCAAATATTACTCGAAAATATAAAGTACGTTACACTGGCTGCCCTTATCATTGGCATAATTACGCTTTTCGGCTCTGCAATAGGACTCATGAATATTATGTTGGTTTCTGTAACGGAACGTACTAAAGAAATAGGAACGCGTAAAGCCATTGGTGCCACTTCCTCTATAATTCGTTGGCAATTTTTGATTGAAGCGATTGTAATATGTCAATTGGGCGGCATTATGGGGATAGTGTTTGGTATACTTATTGGCAATGTGACCTCCCTGTATATCGGCTCTAGTTTTATTGTCCCTTGGGTTTGGATTCTATCTGGTATTGCTCTCTGTGTTTTTGTTGGTTTAGTTTCGGGATATTTCCCTGCTGCCAAAGCGGCAAAGCTTGACCCCATTGAGGCTTTGAGGCACGAATAAAAAAAATGCCCTCGACAAGCGAAGGCATTTTCTAAATTATAGTTGGTTGAACATTACTTTGCAGGAACTACCTCAACTGAAAGTGAAGCTTTTACTTCTCTATGCAAACGCACTTCAGCATCGTATACTCCAACTGTTTTAATATTGTTTAATTTAACAAACTTCTTGTCTATAGTAAAACCTAATTTCTCGAGCTCTTCAGCTAAGTGGTTAGACGTGATAGAACCAAATAATTGCTTTCCACCTTCAACAGTCTTAGCTGCAATTTTTACAGTAAGTCCATTAATTTTTTCCGCAACCTTTTTAGAGTCATCAATAAGTTTGTTTTCCTTTTTTGCTCTCTGACGCAAGTTTTCTTCTAAAACTTTACGTGCTGCTTCAGTAGCTAAAACAGCCTTTCCACCAGGAATTAAGAAGTTACGACCGTAACCGTTTTTCACGTTTACAATCTCATCCTTAAATCCTAATTTCTCTACGTCTTGTAATAATATCAATTCCATAGTTTTAACTTATTTTAGCATATCACCAACATATGGCATTAGGGCCAAATGACGACATCTTTTGATTGCTTGTGAGACTTTTCTTTGAAATTTCAAAGACGTACCAGTAATTCTTCTTGGAAGAATTTTTCCTTGTTGGTTTACAAAACGCATTAGGAAATCAGGGTCTTTGTAATCGATATATTTAATACCCGCTTTTTTGAAACGGCAATACTTCTTTGTATTTCTGTTGTTTACATCTACTGGAGATAGATATCTAATGTTATCTGCCATGATTATGCCTCCTGTTTTTCGTTAGTATTTAGTCTTTTTCTTCTTCGTTCAGCATAAGCAAGTGCGTGCTTGTCTAACTTTACAGTTATCCAACGCATTAGGCGTTCGTCACGCTTGTATGCTAATTCAAGCTTGTTAATTATTTCGCGGTCTTCAGAAGTGAATTCCATCAAATAATAGAAGCCTGTTCTTTTCTTCTGAATGCTGTATGCCATCTTTTTGAGGCCCCAGTTTTCTTCAACAACAACTTTTGACTTACTATCTTTGAGAAGCTTTTTGAACTTCTGAACCGTCTCCTTTATCTGCTCTTCAGATAAAACGGGATTCAAAATGAAAACGGTTTCGTAATGATTCATAGTTAATTATTTTGGTTTAAAATTTCGTTTACCCTCTCGTAAAAAAGGGATGCAAATCTAAGCCAAAGTTTTCATAAAAACAAAGATTTCGCGAACAGACTTTCTCAAAGGCTATCTTTCCAAAAAAATAGCTTTTAAATCCTACGTTTTACATCACTATTTATTTATAAATACAGTATGTGGAAAAGGGATCTCTATTTCAGCTTGGTTGAGTGCTATTTTTACATTTTCATAGGTACCAAAATAAACTTCCCAATAGTCTGCTGGCTTACAATAGGGCCGCACTACAAACTGTACTGAACTGTCTGCCAATTGACTAACACCAACAAAAGGAGCAGGGCTTTGCAAGACCTTAGAATTATCTGTTAATACTTTTAACAATACTTCTTTCGTTTTTTTGATATCGGAATCGTAGGACACCCCCACTTCTAAATCTACTCGAATTTTACCTTCGGCAGTATAGTTGATGATATTTCCATTTGCCATAGCGCCATTGGGCACAACTATCATTTTATTATCTGGTGAGACTAATCGAGTATTGAAAATATCTATTTCGGACACCTCACCAATCACGCCTTGAGCTTCTACCAAATCGCCAATTTTGTATGGTTTGAACACCATAATAAGTACTCCACCAGCAAAATTGGAAAGTGATCCTTGTAGGGCTAAACCTACAGCCAAACCTGCTGCCGCTATGATGGCTGCAAAAGCTGTAATGTCAATTCCTAGTGTGGACACAACCATTAGGACAAGAATTATTTTGAAAGACCAGGACAAAATATTGCTAAAGAAGCGCTGAAGAGTTAGGTCATACTTTGTTTTGGATAGGAGCTTTTCGACACCCATTAACATTTTTTTGATTATCCAAGACCCTATGAAAAAGATTAAGATAGCACCCAATACTTTTGGGCCGTAGTAAGTCACAAAATCCAATGTTTTTTCAAGCAAAATATTTGCATTTTCCATGTTTTAAGAGTTTATATTAAGACTGCAAAAGTAAGGAAAAAGAAATCACACTAAGGATTATTCCGTTTCGATTAGCTTCAAAATATGTTTTAGCACAACAAAAACTGCGCTGAGCTTGCCGAAGTGCCTGTTGTGTGCAATATCAATAGTTGTGAATCGCTTTCAAATTGTATTTTAGCACAACAAGGTATGCAGAACTTAATTGACAGCATACGTTGTGAATCGCTTTCAAATTGTATTTTAGCACAACATTAAGTCGCCTCGTCTTTCTACGGGGCATTTTTTATTCCTCCTTATCCAAAATTCTCACACACAATTCTATCCGTTCGTTCATGGGTCTGTCATCATAAATACTTTCTATAAGCACTTGATAAGGGTTCCAGCCCGCTTTCAAAATCTTTGCCATATGCCTGTTCTCTCCTCTTGGAATATAACCCAACTTGGCGTCTTTCCATTTTACCGCCAAAGCATGCCTGTCGAACTTATTATCGAGTTCGGGCTCAATGCTCAATTCCAAGCCTGTTTTTAAATCGCTCCAAACTTCTAGAGCATCATAGTATTGTAGTCCAGCTATGTGGCAAGTCATCAAGTAGGTTTTTTTGGCTTTCATCTTCTTTAAAATTAATTTAATACACTAGTTATGCCCCAAGGCGTAGTCAAACCATTTCATAAATTATATTGTAAAGGGGGATCGGCTTTAATAAATCGTAGAGCTCAAATGTAAACAATCTCAAATAAAAACTCAACTTTTCAATCATTATATTATATTTGTTTTCGCAAAAATTATTGATGGAAAATTTTGTTGTCTCGGCTCGTAAATACCGTCCTTCTACTTTTGATACAGTAGTAGGTCAGCAGTCCATTACAAACACTCTAAAGAATGCCATTAAGAACAATCATTTAGCACAAGCCTTTTTGTTCTGCGGACCTAGAGGCGTTGGTAAAACCTCTTGTGCCAGAATACTCGCCAAGACCATCAATTGCATGAACCTCACTGAAAACATTGAGGCTTGTGATAATTGTGACTCTTGTAATGGCTTTAACGACAGTCATTCGTTCAATATTCACGAATTGGATGCTGCCTCAAACAATGGGGTGGATAAAATCAGAGAACTAGTCGACCAAGTGCGCTTTGCCCCTCAAGTTGGGAAATACAATATTTACATTATTGATGAGGTGCACATGCTTTCACAAGCTGCCTTCAATGCCTTCCTAAAAACATTGGAAGAGCCACCGGCTCATGCCCTATTCATACTAGCAACTACCGAAAAGCATAAGATAATTCCTACCATTTTGTCCCGTTGTCAAATCTTTGATTTCAAAAGAATTCAAATTGAGGACATCGCCAATCATTTAGCCTATGTCGCTAAAAGTGAAGGAATAACGGCCGAAGAAGAAGCCTTGCATACCATCGCCCAAAAGGCTGACGGTGCCTTAAGAGATGCTCTTTCTATCTTCGATCAAATCATTAGTTTTTGCGGTAATAATTTGACATACAAAGACGTTATAGCCAACCTAAACATTCTGGACTATGACTACTACTTTAAAGCGACTGATGCTCTTGCCAACAACGATATTCCTAGCTCACTGAATTTATTCAATGATATTCTGAACAGTGGTTTTGATGGACATCACTTTATCAATGGATTAGGCATGCACTTCCGAAATCTATTGGTCGCTAAAGACCCTTCTACCCTTAGTCTGTTGGAAGAAGGTGAAAACGTTAAAAAACGATATCTAGAGCAAAGTCAAAATTGGAAACAAGAATACCTTTTGAAAGGCTTAGAGCTTTGTAATAAGGTAGATTTGAGCTATAAACTCAGCAAAAATCAACGTCTACTTATAGAAATAACCCTAATGCAATTGTGCAGCATTGACTCTCTTTCAAGTTCTACTGAAAAAAAAACTTTCGTAGTAAAAAAACAGACTGAAAAACAGCCTAAATCAGAGGAAAAAAAGGCCAAAGAGCAAGGAGAAAAAACTGCCGAAGCTGTTTCTAAACCCATTGCAAAAGAAGAAATAGTTATTGAAAAGGACGATAAAAAATCCATTAAAATTGTCAATTTCAAAGACACTATTGAAAAGAAGACCATTTCAATAAAAATTAACAAAAACGAAAGTGAAGAAAAGGAAAACGTTGAGGAACAAAAGGTTTTAAACCAAAGAGAAACACCTTTCACTCTTTCTGATTTAGAAACCGTTTGGACTGAATATAGCACTCTCAAACAGAAGGAAGGAAAACATAATTTATTTTCTATATTGAATGAAAAGAAGTTCAAAGTAGAAGAAAATTATAACATTACCTTAACCGTCGACAATAAAGTACAAGAAGAAGTGTTAATCGAAGAGAAAACAAACTTGGTTTACTTCTTAAAAAACAAACTAAAGAACGACATATTATCACTAAAAATTGACGTCAAACAATTGGAACAAAAAGAATTAACGGCTTATACCGATGAAGATAAGTTCAAAAAAATGGCAGAAAAAAAACCAATACTATTAGAATTAAAAAACCAATTTAATCTTGAACTAGATTATTAATTAATTGACAACTATGAAAACTAAACTAACATTTATCCTCATTCTACTTGCACTAGGGTGGATAGTATTTAACGTAACACAGGACATGAGTAAAATTGAAAATAAATACGAAACCGTTAAGAATGACCCAATGAAGTCTAGACTCTATACTTTAGATAATGGACTTAAAGTTTACTTGAGCGTTTACAAAGATGCACCAAGAGTACAAACTTATATTGCCGTAAGAGCAGGTAGTAAAAATGACCCTGCTGACGCTACAGGTCTGGCTCATTACCTAGAGCACATGCTGTTTAAAGGCACAGACAAGTACGGTTCGTTGGATTATTCTAAAGAAGCTCCTATGCTTGAAAAAATAGAAGAGCTATACGAAGAGTACCGACAAATTGATATGACAGATACTGTCAATAGAGACAGGGTTTGGGGGCAAATAGATTCTATTTCTGGAGAGGCTGCTAAATTTGCTATTGCCAACGAATACGATAAAATGATTTCTAGTGTAGGGGCTAAAGGAACAAATGCCTACACCTCTGCCGAAGCGACAGTTTATCTAAATGATATTCCATCTAATCAACTTGAAAAGTGGTTAGACATAGAAGCTGAGCGTTTCCGCATGCCTGTTTTCCGTCTATTCCACACTGAATTAGAGGCGGTGTACGAAGAAAAAAACATAGGCATGGATACAGACGGGCGTAAAATGTTCGAAGCCCTTCTTTCTGGACTATTCAAAAACCACACTTATGGCACACAGACTACCATCGGAACAGTTGAACACTTGAAAAACCCTTCAATCAAAGAAATTAGAAAGTACTTCAACAAAAATTATGTTCCAAATAATATGGCAATATGTATGTCAGGAGATTTTGACCCCGATTCAGTTATCACATGGATAAATGAAAAGTTTGGTTCATTCGAGAGAAAAGAAGACCCCGAATTTATTCCTGGTATAGAAGAGCCTATAACTGAGCCAATAGTCAAAGACGTTTATGGCCCTGATGCTGAACGTTTATACTTAGGCTACCGCTTCCCAGG harbors:
- a CDS encoding T9SS type A sorting domain-containing protein produces the protein MKKHLLLLVFLLLTTFSFSQIKVGEGTETGKSIPIEAYYGYSYSQSIYSSTLIGVSGDITAIIYYGTPSLDLSFADDWNVYIGHTSQSSFAGTSSWIDISTFDTVYSGTVSVVGDTVHIVFDSAFSYNGTENIVLAVEDNAGGYGAWGNHFYCTEGVTNNSIYYFNDSNNPDPSSPPQGAVNAFYPNITFHGLVQTCQKPDSLSMDSLTASSAYFEWVADSTSNFVVNVVETANSTVAFSDTLLAIGTSTSINALTPNTNYDFLVKEICGAGDTSILTTINFTTLCQSQVPDYLETFTNHLSNCWTRRRGIISDSTSFTNFETSNWDSGVFANTGSDDAAKINVYGNVNDWLISPTIDLGDGSIAYQLEFDAALTSYNSTSANTFGSDDQFSVVISENNGLTWSQNDTLRTWGPGMTFSNSGESVVIDLSAYTDEIKIAFYAYSPIINNDIDLYIDNFEVTEIPPCPNPINLDASSIMDTSAILSWSGNSNDSIYYVELGALGFELGTGFLIESNTDSLLMNSLTQSTEYEFYVTILCAGLDSSEWVGPFSFITGCGATSPPSTLETFDDVLPNICWSQAKGLLSDTTQFTSMLSSNWTEDGFGNDGYTGSARINIYGEYVNDWLITNSFDLGTAQTNYQVEFDLGLTNYFGTNGSNLGSDDKFAFIISTDNGNTWSSANVLQEWNDSNSISVEDKIVIDLSPYSGKVKFAFYGESQLSNQDINVYVDNFRINKCTDYIFIEDTVCTSFISPSGFAYDSTGIYTDTISLQTCDSVFIMDIVVNNVTFDFLEIIECDTFVSITGNQYTETGIYFDTIPNTNNCDSIIETYLSVLYVDLSIDMFYNFNLSSNESDPSASYQWVNCEDLTPIIGATSADFTASELGEYACKITIGNCTQLSECIAVTSLDSVTSIYQFEKSDVEVYPNPNNGYFTIDLNKLPNDLKLSISNTLGQVVYAQEVDDFKVNIELTDVEKGVYILNLKNDNLSFNKRILIK
- a CDS encoding aconitate hydratase, encoding MAFDIEMIKAVYAKFPQGVERARTLVGKPLTLAEKILYTHLWNENNDKAFSRGVDYVDFGPDRVAMQDATAQMALLQFMQAGKDKVAVPSTAHADHLIQAKIGADKDLQESLNTNNEVFNFLSSVCNKYGIGFWKPGAGIIHQVVLENYAFPGGMMIGTDSHTVNAGGLGMVAIGVGGADAVDVMAGMPWELKFPKLIGVKLTGKLNGWTSAKDVILKVAGILTVKGGTGCIVEYFGEGAESLSCTGKGTICNMGAEIGATTSTFGYDESMERYLRATGRNDVADAANQVKEHLTGDAEVYANPEQYFDEVIEINLSELTPHLNGPFTPDLATPVSEMKDKARANDWPLDIEWALIGSCTNSSYEDLTRAASIVEDAVAKGLEPKATLGINPGSEQVRYTAERDGLIDSFNKFESTRIFTNACGPCIGQWDREGADKQEKNSIVHSFNRNFAKRADGNPNTHAFVASPEMVAAIAISGRLDFNPISDTLTNKNGEEVSLAEPTGLELPEKGFDVQDNGYQAPAIDGSGVEVVVNPDSNRLQLLTPFTPWNGGNITGAKLLIKAQGKCTTDHISMAGPWLRFRGHLDNISNNCLIGAVNAFGGAVNSVVNQLDGSKDEVPNVARAYKAAGVDTIVVGDHNYGEGSSREHAAMEPRHLGVRAVIVKSFARIHETNLKKQGMLGLTFANESDYDLIREDDTFNLIDLANFAPQKQLTLEVLHTDGSTDSILLNHTYNAQQIDWFKAGSALNLIREQNA
- a CDS encoding ABC transporter permease: MKLVIENIKIALQSIRTNLLRTVLTIFVIAIGISALVGIQTAIESIKSSISENFTRMGSNTFNIRNKSSNVRVGKKGTKPKRYASITYAEAKRFKERFASTTSISTWASSTAVLKYKSTKSDPNTQVTGTDENYLQTAGYDLSEGRNFTKDETEIGKHVVIIGKEIVDKLFENVSPIGELISIGNSKYRVIGILKEKGSSATFGGDKTCLIPITTARQYFGYANQSFTISVFSQKTSSLNATIGNAISEMRIVRGLKPVEEDNFEIIRSDNITQILLENIKYVTLAALIIGIITLFGSAIGLMNIMLVSVTERTKEIGTRKAIGATSSIIRWQFLIEAIVICQLGGIMGIVFGILIGNVTSLYIGSSFIVPWVWILSGIALCVFVGLVSGYFPAAKAAKLDPIEALRHE
- a CDS encoding 50S ribosomal protein L9; this encodes MELILLQDVEKLGFKDEIVNVKNGYGRNFLIPGGKAVLATEAARKVLEENLRQRAKKENKLIDDSKKVAEKINGLTVKIAAKTVEGGKQLFGSITSNHLAEELEKLGFTIDKKFVKLNNIKTVGVYDAEVRLHREVKASLSVEVVPAK
- a CDS encoding 30S ribosomal protein S18; this translates as MADNIRYLSPVDVNNRNTKKYCRFKKAGIKYIDYKDPDFLMRFVNQQGKILPRRITGTSLKFQRKVSQAIKRCRHLALMPYVGDMLK
- a CDS encoding 30S ribosomal protein S6 — encoded protein: MNHYETVFILNPVLSEEQIKETVQKFKKLLKDSKSKVVVEENWGLKKMAYSIQKKRTGFYYLMEFTSEDREIINKLELAYKRDERLMRWITVKLDKHALAYAERRRKRLNTNEKQEA